In Geotalea uraniireducens, one genomic interval encodes:
- a CDS encoding Bax inhibitor-1/YccA family protein, which yields MESPLTIGRERVAVTHHTFIRRVYGWMAAGLALTALTALLTISSEPLLRLVFGNRLVFYALVIGELGLVVALSAAINRLSAATATLLFLLYSALSGVTFSAIFLAYTQSSIATTFLVTAGTFGAMSAYGTLTRRDLTSWGSFLFMGLIGIVLASLVNLFFKSPLVYWVSTYCGIIVFVGLTAYDTQKLKAMAQYGFADGDAERKGAIVGALQLYLDFVNLFLMLLRLFGRRR from the coding sequence ATGGAATCACCACTCACTATCGGCCGGGAACGGGTTGCCGTTACCCATCATACCTTTATCCGCCGGGTTTACGGCTGGATGGCCGCCGGCCTCGCCCTGACCGCTCTGACCGCCCTGCTGACCATCTCCAGCGAACCACTGCTCCGGCTGGTCTTCGGCAACCGGCTGGTGTTCTACGCCCTGGTCATCGGCGAACTGGGGCTGGTCGTCGCCCTCTCCGCGGCGATCAACCGATTGAGCGCCGCCACCGCGACGCTGCTCTTCCTCCTCTACTCGGCGTTGAGCGGCGTCACCTTTTCGGCGATCTTTCTCGCCTATACCCAGTCGTCCATCGCCACCACCTTCCTGGTGACGGCCGGCACCTTCGGCGCCATGAGCGCCTACGGGACACTCACCCGCCGCGACCTGACCTCCTGGGGGAGCTTTCTCTTCATGGGGCTGATCGGCATCGTCCTCGCCTCGCTGGTCAACCTGTTTTTCAAGAGTCCGCTGGTCTACTGGGTCTCCACCTACTGCGGAATCATCGTCTTCGTCGGTCTCACCGCCTACGATACCCAGAAGCTGAAGGCGATGGCCCAGTACGGCTTCGCCGACGGCGACGCCGAGCGGAAAGGGGCGATCGTCGGTGCGCTGCAGCTCTACCTCGATTTCGTCAACCTGTTTCTGATGCTGCTCCGGTTGTTCGGCCGGCGCCGCTGA
- a CDS encoding HyaD/HybD family hydrogenase maturation endopeptidase, translating to MAILVLGIGNLIMSDDGVGVRVAQRLQQEFRFPAGVTVLDGGTLGLDLLPRFEGVTRLLVIDALETGGPPGTTVRLVGDELPVALKTKLSPHQMGLQDLLAVAELQGNCPEEMILWGVQPANIEVGMELSAPVAAQLDFLVAKSLDELAAWGAHPATR from the coding sequence CTGGCAATCCTGGTTCTCGGCATAGGCAATCTGATCATGTCCGACGATGGCGTCGGAGTGCGGGTGGCGCAACGGCTGCAACAGGAGTTCCGTTTCCCCGCCGGGGTGACGGTGCTGGACGGCGGCACCCTCGGCCTCGACCTGCTTCCCCGCTTCGAGGGGGTGACCCGGCTGCTGGTGATCGATGCGCTGGAGACCGGCGGGCCGCCGGGGACCACCGTCCGGCTGGTGGGCGACGAGCTGCCGGTGGCGCTCAAGACCAAGCTGTCGCCGCACCAGATGGGGTTGCAGGATCTCCTGGCGGTGGCCGAGCTGCAGGGGAACTGCCCGGAGGAGATGATTCTCTGGGGGGTGCAGCCGGCGAACATCGAGGTCGGCATGGAGCTGTCGGCGCCGGTGGCGGCGCAGCTCGATTTCCTGGTGGCGAAGAGTCTCGACGAGCTGGCAGCCTGGGGTGCTCATCCGGCAACGCGCTAA
- a CDS encoding WbuC family cupin fold metalloprotein — protein MVAITGELLDRLTAEARNHPRRRKNFNLHPSDDFCCHRLLNAVEPGSYVPPHCHLDPAKDESMIILRGCLGIVTFDAAGNVTDRQLLRPGGDTVAVDLPHGSFHSIVSLESGTVFFEAKAGPYLPLAAAEKAGWAPAEGDPRAVAYLAALEGLFHQS, from the coding sequence ATGGTTGCGATCACCGGTGAACTGCTCGACCGGCTTACCGCCGAGGCGCGGAATCATCCGCGGCGGCGGAAGAATTTCAATCTCCACCCGAGCGACGACTTCTGCTGCCATCGGCTGCTCAATGCCGTCGAGCCGGGATCCTACGTCCCTCCCCACTGTCATCTCGATCCGGCCAAGGACGAGTCGATGATCATTCTGCGCGGTTGCCTCGGCATCGTCACCTTCGATGCGGCCGGGAACGTGACCGACCGCCAGCTCCTCCGCCCGGGGGGGGACACCGTGGCCGTCGATCTCCCCCATGGTTCGTTCCATAGTATCGTCAGCCTCGAAAGCGGCACCGTTTTCTTCGAGGCCAAGGCCGGTCCCTATCTGCCGCTCGCCGCGGCGGAGAAGGCCGGTTGGGCGCCGGCGGAAGGCGATCCCAGGGCCGTCGCCTATCTTGCCGCGCTGGAAGGGCTGTTCCACCAGTCATGA
- a CDS encoding DUF169 domain-containing protein has product MEKFLHTVRETVNPATQPVGVTLVKDPALVEGKKVKVRGQRLAICQQIAYSRLYGWSTWADRATSHCVLGAACAGLIAPPARVLDGSVNTGIYQQDQPAAAVMQQQMPRLAPGTAGVLTYPLGRPVDGVAADLVVLYVNSAQAMRFVQAFLYREGGEFTMKSSGDAGVCSRGVAQVALTDRPVVEIPCLGDRRFAMAQDHELIVGIPVSWLDRTAEGLAATHKAGIRYPVPFQLPVGCDLPPDYITRDDDR; this is encoded by the coding sequence ATGGAAAAATTTCTGCACACGGTGCGGGAAACGGTGAATCCGGCCACCCAGCCGGTGGGGGTCACCCTGGTGAAAGACCCGGCGCTGGTGGAGGGGAAAAAGGTCAAGGTCCGGGGGCAGCGGCTGGCGATCTGCCAGCAGATCGCCTACAGCCGGCTCTACGGCTGGTCGACCTGGGCCGACCGGGCCACCTCCCACTGCGTCCTCGGCGCCGCCTGCGCCGGGCTGATCGCTCCGCCGGCCCGGGTACTGGACGGTTCGGTCAACACGGGCATCTATCAGCAGGACCAGCCGGCAGCGGCGGTGATGCAGCAACAGATGCCACGGCTCGCCCCGGGGACGGCCGGGGTGCTCACCTATCCGCTCGGCCGTCCGGTCGACGGCGTCGCCGCGGACCTGGTGGTACTCTATGTCAATTCGGCCCAGGCGATGCGCTTCGTCCAGGCGTTCCTCTACCGGGAGGGGGGTGAGTTCACGATGAAGAGTTCGGGCGATGCCGGGGTCTGCTCGCGGGGTGTTGCCCAGGTGGCGCTGACCGACCGGCCGGTGGTAGAGATCCCCTGTCTCGGCGACCGTCGGTTCGCCATGGCGCAGGACCACGAACTGATCGTCGGCATCCCGGTCTCCTGGCTCGACCGGACGGCCGAGGGGCTCGCCGCGACCCATAAGGCGGGAATCCGCTACCCGGTGCCGTTCCAACTGCCGGTCGGCTGCGACCTGCCGCCGGACTACATCACCCGGGACGACGACCGGTAG
- a CDS encoding 4Fe-4S binding protein, protein MNSRYVQPLRIAIQWIFLLFMLYLGARLYLFVQAVRAGDLAGLAPRPDGVEGFLPISGLLGVKDWLVNGTINPVHPAAVVILLTVVAVSLLLKRSFCSWICPVGTLSELLWKRGFVVLRRNVRPPLWLDRVLRGIKYLLLLFFLSSILWVMPPAAVSGFVNSDYNKIADVRLLDFFLGLSGVPLAIIIVLVILSLPVRNPFCRYLCPYGALLGLVALVSPLKVTRERAACVSCGLCTQVCPAYIPVMAKERVHSEECIGCWRCVSHCRAAGALEMKLPGRKIAVSGIVFAMLVVGLFWGGTVIGKITGHWRTAIPLSEYVRLLGD, encoded by the coding sequence GTGAACAGTCGCTACGTACAGCCGTTGCGGATCGCTATCCAGTGGATTTTTCTGCTATTCATGCTCTACCTGGGCGCCCGGCTTTACCTCTTCGTCCAGGCGGTCCGCGCCGGTGACCTGGCCGGTCTCGCGCCCCGTCCGGACGGTGTTGAGGGCTTCCTGCCGATCTCCGGTCTGCTGGGTGTGAAAGACTGGCTGGTCAACGGCACCATCAACCCGGTTCATCCGGCCGCCGTGGTGATCCTGCTGACGGTAGTGGCGGTGTCGTTACTGCTGAAACGCTCATTCTGCTCCTGGATCTGCCCGGTCGGCACTCTTTCCGAGTTGCTCTGGAAACGGGGCTTCGTCGTCCTGCGGCGCAATGTTCGCCCGCCGCTCTGGCTTGACCGGGTGCTGCGGGGGATAAAGTACCTGCTGCTTCTCTTCTTTCTCTCTTCGATCCTCTGGGTTATGCCGCCGGCCGCGGTCTCCGGCTTCGTCAACTCCGACTATAACAAGATCGCCGACGTTCGGCTGCTCGACTTCTTCCTCGGCCTTTCGGGGGTGCCGCTGGCGATCATCATCGTCCTGGTGATCCTCTCCCTGCCGGTGCGCAACCCCTTCTGCCGTTACCTCTGCCCGTACGGAGCGCTGCTCGGGCTCGTCGCGCTCGTTTCGCCGCTTAAGGTGACCCGGGAACGGGCCGCCTGCGTCTCCTGCGGCCTCTGCACCCAGGTCTGCCCCGCCTACATCCCGGTGATGGCCAAGGAGCGGGTCCATTCCGAGGAGTGCATCGGCTGCTGGCGCTGCGTCAGTCACTGCCGGGCAGCCGGCGCCCTGGAGATGAAGCTGCCCGGCCGAAAGATCGCCGTGAGCGGGATCGTCTTCGCCATGCTGGTGGTTGGGCTGTTCTGGGGTGGTACCGTGATCGGCAAGATCACCGGCCATTGGCGGACGGCGATCCCGCTCAGCGAATACGTCCGGCTGCTTGGCGACTGA
- a CDS encoding hydrogenase small subunit — protein MAKKRDGLEVGPVTGPDLWEERGISRRDFLKFCTAMTAALALPASFVPRIAAALESDNRPSVIWLEFQGCTGDSEAFLRAANPTVAEIVLDVLSVDYHETIMAAAGHQAEDARLQTMKARNGKYIAVVEGGIPLKDGGVYCCVGGKAAVDIVREVCGGALATIAVGTCASYGGIPAAAPNPTGAVGVKEAVPNATVINLPGCPLNTDNLVATIVYFITFGKLPVVDGKGRPLFAYGKRIHDNCERRPHFDAGQYVEQWGDEAHRKGYCLYKMGCKGPETFHNCSIQRYNERTSWPVGAGHGCAGCSEPYFWDSMTPFYRRLPNVPGFGIETTADKIGLGVAAATAAAFAAHGVVSAFRHDDESAGKKEE, from the coding sequence ATGGCGAAGAAGCGTGATGGTCTGGAAGTGGGGCCGGTGACCGGCCCCGATTTGTGGGAGGAGCGGGGAATCTCGCGCCGTGACTTCCTGAAGTTCTGTACGGCCATGACGGCCGCCCTGGCCCTGCCGGCGTCGTTCGTGCCGCGGATCGCCGCGGCGCTGGAGAGCGACAACCGGCCGTCGGTGATCTGGCTGGAGTTCCAGGGGTGCACCGGCGATTCGGAGGCCTTTCTCCGGGCGGCCAACCCGACGGTAGCCGAGATTGTCCTCGATGTTCTCTCCGTCGATTATCATGAAACCATCATGGCTGCCGCCGGCCACCAGGCCGAGGATGCTCGCCTGCAGACGATGAAGGCGCGTAACGGCAAATACATCGCTGTGGTCGAGGGGGGGATTCCGCTCAAGGATGGCGGCGTCTACTGCTGTGTCGGCGGCAAGGCGGCGGTGGATATCGTCCGCGAGGTCTGCGGCGGGGCGCTGGCCACCATCGCCGTCGGTACCTGTGCCTCCTACGGCGGCATCCCGGCCGCCGCCCCCAATCCGACCGGTGCGGTCGGCGTCAAGGAGGCGGTGCCGAATGCAACGGTCATCAACCTTCCCGGCTGTCCTCTCAATACCGACAATCTGGTTGCCACCATCGTCTATTTCATCACCTTCGGCAAACTGCCGGTGGTCGACGGCAAAGGGCGGCCACTCTTCGCCTACGGCAAGCGGATCCACGACAACTGCGAGCGCCGGCCCCATTTTGATGCCGGCCAGTATGTGGAGCAGTGGGGGGACGAGGCGCACCGCAAGGGGTACTGTCTGTACAAGATGGGGTGCAAGGGGCCGGAGACCTTCCATAACTGCAGCATCCAGCGCTACAACGAACGGACCAGCTGGCCGGTGGGGGCCGGCCATGGCTGCGCCGGCTGCTCCGAGCCGTACTTCTGGGATTCGATGACCCCCTTCTACCGGCGACTCCCCAATGTCCCCGGTTTCGGCATCGAGACGACCGCCGACAAGATCGGCCTCGGCGTCGCCGCGGCGACTGCGGCGGCCTTTGCCGCCCACGGGGTGGTGAGCGCCTTCCGGCATGATGACGAATCCGCAGGGAAAAAGGAGGAGTAG
- a CDS encoding ComF family protein, protein MILRAFLDILFPPLCHVCKSFIPAAGPLHLCPACHRDVRFISSPCCVTCGVPFATEEGIDHRCGACQTTPPPFTAARSAVLLAGPVQQLVHRFKYGHKVHLRRPLALLAGETLAPFVQTAGPELMVPVPLHPRRLRERGFNQAILVGEVLAATWGVPLLRDTLRRQRPTTPQVGLSAGERRENVCGAFTVAAPDRIAGKKILLVDDVYTTGSTLAECARELRRAGAAEVVAVTVARTSAP, encoded by the coding sequence GTGATCCTCCGGGCGTTTCTCGATATCCTCTTCCCGCCCCTCTGCCATGTCTGCAAATCCTTCATCCCGGCGGCGGGGCCGTTGCACCTCTGCCCCGCCTGTCACCGGGACGTCCGCTTCATCTCCTCCCCCTGCTGCGTCACCTGCGGAGTTCCCTTTGCCACCGAGGAGGGAATTGACCACCGCTGCGGAGCGTGCCAGACTACACCTCCGCCCTTCACCGCCGCCCGGAGTGCTGTCCTGCTTGCCGGGCCGGTCCAGCAGCTGGTGCACCGCTTCAAGTATGGCCACAAGGTGCACCTGCGCCGACCGCTTGCCCTGTTGGCCGGGGAAACGCTGGCCCCCTTCGTCCAGACGGCTGGCCCGGAACTGATGGTGCCGGTGCCGCTCCATCCGCGCCGCCTGCGGGAGCGGGGGTTCAATCAGGCAATCCTAGTCGGCGAGGTGCTGGCCGCCACCTGGGGGGTGCCGCTGCTGCGCGATACTCTGCGCCGACAGCGGCCGACCACCCCACAGGTCGGGCTCAGTGCCGGCGAGCGGCGGGAAAATGTCTGCGGGGCTTTTACCGTGGCCGCGCCGGACCGCATCGCCGGCAAGAAGATCCTTTTGGTCGACGACGTGTACACGACCGGCAGCACACTGGCGGAGTGCGCCCGGGAGTTGCGCCGGGCGGGGGCCGCCGAGGTGGTGGCGGTCACCGTTGCCCGGACGTCGGCGCCCTGA
- a CDS encoding VOC family protein, which translates to MVEAMKNIVVFVSDLEVAKTFYKEQLKLPLVQEAMTMLEFFPGGTSLGVAAALTDEAKALVGRHTGITLRVSEIDTLCSELAEAGVTFAEPLEHSPWGKMAVVQDPDGNLFALVDR; encoded by the coding sequence ATGGTTGAAGCGATGAAGAACATTGTGGTTTTTGTCAGCGATCTGGAGGTCGCCAAGACCTTCTACAAGGAGCAGTTGAAGCTGCCGCTGGTGCAGGAAGCGATGACGATGCTGGAATTTTTCCCCGGCGGGACATCGCTGGGGGTGGCGGCCGCCCTGACCGACGAGGCGAAGGCGCTGGTCGGACGGCACACCGGGATCACCCTGCGGGTGTCGGAGATCGATACACTCTGCAGCGAACTGGCCGAGGCAGGGGTGACCTTCGCCGAACCGCTGGAGCACAGCCCCTGGGGCAAGATGGCGGTGGTCCAGGATCCGGACGGCAACCTCTTTGCCCTGGTTGACCGGTAG
- the cybH gene encoding Ni/Fe-hydrogenase, b-type cytochrome subunit — translation MARQSCLAEKYVWEIPVRVSHWVNFLAIIILSVTGYYIGSPKSLGLTPADYVMGWVRFVHFTTGFIFAVSVASRIYWAFVGNRYARWREFFPLLSREGRQNAWATFKFYTFLTRKVPHPPGHNALAGMAYSMVFLLYLVMIGSGFALYAEHAPGGVMHLLATPLYALFSDQGLRLTHHLVMWLLIAFAIHHVYSAWLMDIKERCGVISSMFSGYKAMPKE, via the coding sequence ATGGCACGGCAGAGCTGTCTCGCTGAAAAGTACGTCTGGGAAATCCCGGTCCGGGTCAGCCACTGGGTGAACTTCCTCGCCATCATCATCCTGTCGGTGACCGGCTACTACATCGGCTCCCCCAAGAGCCTCGGTCTCACCCCGGCGGATTATGTCATGGGGTGGGTGCGGTTTGTCCATTTCACCACCGGCTTCATTTTTGCCGTCAGCGTCGCCAGCCGGATCTACTGGGCCTTCGTCGGTAACCGCTATGCCCGGTGGCGGGAGTTCTTCCCGCTGCTCAGCCGGGAGGGACGGCAGAATGCCTGGGCGACGTTCAAGTTCTACACCTTTCTCACCAGGAAAGTCCCCCATCCGCCGGGACATAACGCCCTGGCCGGGATGGCCTACTCGATGGTCTTTCTCCTCTACCTGGTGATGATCGGCAGCGGCTTCGCCCTCTACGCCGAGCATGCCCCCGGCGGGGTGATGCATCTCCTCGCCACACCGCTCTACGCGCTGTTCAGCGACCAGGGGCTGCGGCTCACCCACCACCTGGTGATGTGGCTGCTGATCGCCTTCGCCATCCATCATGTCTACAGTGCCTGGCTGATGGACATCAAGGAGCGGTGCGGGGTGATTTCGAGCATGTTCAGCGGCTATAAGGCGATGCCCAAGGAGTGA
- a CDS encoding lactate utilization protein translates to MSLTSELAAWSYEQKCRTAVAALEKNGFTACYCANRQEAFDYIVNEAAPAQSVGFGGSMSIADLQVAERLQGEGKELLIHGRPGLTPEERLAIMRRQLTCDLFLTGTNALTLSGWLVNIDATGNRVGSMLFGPKEVIVVAGRNKLVDGDLETAIRRVKEWASPPNARRLNYQTPCGSTGFCADCNAPDRICRITTVIDRKPRLTDLRVLVVNEDLGF, encoded by the coding sequence ATGTCACTGACAAGCGAACTGGCGGCTTGGTCCTATGAACAGAAATGTCGCACGGCGGTCGCGGCGCTGGAGAAAAACGGCTTCACCGCCTGCTACTGCGCCAACCGCCAGGAGGCCTTCGATTATATCGTCAACGAAGCAGCGCCTGCCCAATCGGTCGGCTTCGGCGGTTCCATGTCGATCGCCGATCTCCAGGTGGCGGAGCGGCTGCAGGGCGAGGGGAAGGAGCTCCTGATCCACGGCCGCCCCGGGCTGACCCCGGAGGAGCGGCTGGCAATCATGCGCCGCCAGCTCACCTGCGACCTGTTCCTGACCGGTACCAACGCCCTGACCCTTTCCGGCTGGCTGGTCAATATTGATGCCACTGGCAACCGGGTCGGTTCGATGCTCTTCGGCCCGAAAGAGGTGATCGTCGTCGCCGGGCGGAACAAGCTGGTGGACGGCGATCTCGAGACGGCGATCCGCCGGGTCAAGGAGTGGGCATCGCCCCCGAACGCCCGCCGGCTCAACTACCAGACGCCCTGCGGCAGCACCGGCTTCTGTGCCGACTGCAACGCCCCCGACCGAATCTGCCGGATCACCACGGTGATCGACCGCAAACCCCGGCTCACCGACCTCCGGGTGCTGGTGGTGAACGAGGACCTGGGGTTCTAG
- a CDS encoding pyridoxal phosphate-dependent aminotransferase has translation MRNELVTPGAGELTYEIRNIVNVAEKLQKHGVKINWENIGDPIVKGEDIPRWMKEIVAGEVMHNDTWGYCHTRGVLETREFICGMTNRRGGAQITPDDIIFFNGLGDAISTVYGNLRHESRVLMPSPTYTTHSIGEAAHATAAPVCYRLRPEELWAPDLIDLENHVKYNPQISGILLINPDNPTGMVYPEETLRRIVAIASTYELFLIVDEVYNNIVYNGQKTVPISDVIGDVPAIAMKGISKEIPWPGSRCGWIEVYNSDKDERFCKYINSILSSKMNEVCSTTLPQRCIPAIMSHPEYQNYLRERIGRYERISNITYDCLKEVPGLLVNRTNGAFYMSVAFRDGLLNQTQSLPIANAEVRELVEGLVNAPGVSPDKRFVYYVLAHTGICIVPLSSFNTSLQGFRVTLLERDEAECMRIYKTLAQKIGEYLNS, from the coding sequence GTGAGAAACGAACTTGTAACACCGGGAGCGGGAGAACTGACCTACGAAATCCGCAACATTGTCAACGTGGCGGAGAAGCTGCAGAAGCATGGCGTGAAGATCAACTGGGAGAACATCGGCGACCCAATCGTCAAGGGGGAGGATATCCCGCGCTGGATGAAAGAGATCGTCGCCGGCGAAGTGATGCACAACGATACCTGGGGTTACTGCCACACCCGCGGCGTCCTGGAAACCCGCGAGTTCATCTGCGGGATGACCAACCGGCGAGGGGGGGCGCAGATCACCCCCGACGACATCATCTTCTTCAACGGCCTTGGCGACGCCATCTCCACCGTTTACGGCAACCTGCGCCACGAAAGCCGGGTCTTGATGCCGTCGCCGACCTACACCACCCACTCGATCGGCGAAGCGGCCCATGCCACCGCCGCCCCGGTCTGTTACCGGCTGCGGCCGGAAGAGCTGTGGGCCCCCGACTTGATCGACCTGGAAAACCACGTCAAGTACAATCCGCAGATTTCCGGCATCCTGCTGATCAACCCCGACAATCCGACCGGGATGGTTTACCCGGAAGAGACCCTGCGGCGGATCGTCGCCATTGCAAGCACCTACGAACTCTTCCTGATCGTCGACGAAGTCTACAACAACATCGTCTATAACGGTCAGAAGACCGTGCCGATCTCCGACGTCATCGGCGATGTGCCGGCCATCGCCATGAAGGGGATTTCCAAGGAGATCCCCTGGCCCGGCTCCCGCTGCGGCTGGATCGAGGTTTACAACAGCGACAAGGACGAGCGGTTCTGCAAATACATCAACTCGATCCTCAGCTCGAAGATGAACGAGGTCTGCTCGACCACCCTGCCCCAGCGCTGCATTCCGGCCATCATGAGCCACCCGGAGTACCAGAATTACCTCCGGGAACGGATCGGCCGCTACGAGCGGATCAGCAACATCACCTACGACTGCCTCAAGGAAGTGCCGGGGCTTTTGGTCAACCGGACCAACGGCGCCTTCTACATGTCGGTGGCTTTCCGCGACGGCCTGCTTAACCAGACCCAGAGCCTGCCGATTGCCAACGCCGAGGTGCGCGAGCTGGTAGAGGGGCTGGTGAATGCCCCCGGCGTCTCCCCGGACAAGCGGTTCGTTTACTACGTCCTCGCCCATACCGGCATCTGCATCGTCCCGCTCTCCTCCTTCAACACCTCGCTCCAGGGGTTCCGGGTTACGCTGCTGGAGAGGGACGAGGCCGAGTGTATGCGAATCTACAAGACGCTGGCACAGAAGATCGGCGAATACCTCAACTCCTGA
- a CDS encoding nickel-dependent hydrogenase large subunit, whose protein sequence is MAKIVVDPITRIEGHLRIQAEVNGGSIKDAWSSSTMFRGIEKILRGRDPRDAWFFTQRFCGVCTTVHSIASIRAVENALGIKVPLNAELIRNLIIGVQAVQDHVIHFYHLHALDWVDITSGLKADPAKTAALAASLSDWPLNSPTYFKGVQERLAAFVAKGRLGPFGNAYWGHPAYRLPPEANLMATAHYLEALDWQREIIKIHAILGSKNPHPQTFLVGGMAIPVDPNSQNALNVDKIAEIGELLKKAKTFVEKVYIPDLLAVASFYKEWAGIGGGVGNYLCCGEYPADNSGKPERLWLPQGIILNRDLSRVYPLDQRKVTESVAHSWYEGGAKGVHPWDEQTEAKYTGPKPPYDLLDTDQKYSWVKSPRYDGIPLETGPLATVLVAYAAGHPGAKGAVDMVLQKLGVGPEALFSTLGRTAARGIETLLVARELPNWLNQLVANIGGGDLTIHNNERWDPATWPREAAGYGWHNAPRGSLGHWIRIREQQIENYQAVVPSTWNASPRDERGQRGPYEAALLGTPIADPAKPLEILRTIHSFDPCLACAVHVVDPAGGELVRVQVL, encoded by the coding sequence ATGGCGAAAATTGTCGTTGATCCGATTACCCGCATCGAAGGGCACCTCCGCATCCAGGCGGAGGTCAACGGCGGCAGCATCAAGGATGCCTGGAGTTCGAGCACCATGTTCCGGGGGATCGAGAAGATTCTCCGGGGACGGGATCCGCGCGATGCCTGGTTCTTCACCCAGCGGTTCTGCGGCGTCTGTACCACGGTCCATTCCATCGCCTCGATCCGGGCAGTGGAGAACGCCCTCGGCATCAAGGTGCCGTTGAACGCCGAACTGATCCGCAACCTGATCATCGGTGTCCAGGCGGTCCAGGACCATGTGATCCATTTCTACCACCTCCACGCCCTCGACTGGGTCGATATCACCTCCGGCCTGAAGGCCGATCCGGCCAAGACGGCGGCGCTGGCGGCCTCGCTCTCCGACTGGCCGCTCAATTCTCCCACCTATTTCAAGGGGGTCCAGGAGCGGCTGGCCGCCTTTGTTGCCAAGGGCCGCCTCGGCCCCTTCGGCAACGCCTACTGGGGGCATCCGGCCTACCGGCTCCCCCCGGAGGCGAACCTGATGGCTACCGCCCACTATCTGGAAGCTCTCGACTGGCAGCGGGAAATCATCAAGATCCATGCGATTCTCGGCAGCAAGAATCCCCATCCCCAGACCTTCCTGGTCGGCGGGATGGCGATTCCGGTCGATCCCAATTCCCAAAACGCCCTCAATGTCGACAAGATTGCCGAGATCGGCGAGCTGCTGAAGAAGGCCAAGACCTTCGTCGAAAAAGTCTACATTCCCGACCTGCTGGCGGTCGCCTCGTTCTACAAGGAATGGGCCGGGATCGGCGGCGGGGTCGGCAACTATCTCTGCTGTGGCGAATATCCCGCCGACAACAGCGGCAAGCCGGAGCGGCTCTGGCTTCCCCAGGGGATCATCCTCAACCGGGATCTCTCCCGCGTTTATCCGCTCGATCAACGGAAAGTCACCGAATCGGTGGCCCACTCCTGGTACGAAGGGGGGGCCAAGGGTGTTCATCCGTGGGATGAGCAGACCGAGGCAAAGTACACCGGCCCGAAACCGCCTTACGACCTGCTCGACACCGACCAGAAGTACTCGTGGGTCAAGTCGCCCCGCTATGATGGAATCCCGCTGGAGACCGGCCCGCTGGCGACGGTCCTCGTCGCTTACGCCGCCGGTCATCCGGGGGCGAAGGGGGCGGTCGACATGGTACTGCAGAAACTCGGGGTCGGTCCCGAGGCGCTCTTCTCCACCCTCGGGCGGACCGCTGCCCGCGGCATCGAAACCCTGCTGGTGGCCCGCGAGCTTCCCAACTGGCTCAATCAACTGGTGGCCAACATCGGTGGCGGTGATCTGACCATCCACAACAACGAGCGCTGGGATCCCGCCACCTGGCCCCGCGAGGCGGCGGGTTACGGCTGGCACAATGCCCCCCGCGGCTCCCTCGGGCACTGGATCAGGATCCGCGAACAGCAGATCGAGAATTATCAGGCGGTGGTCCCTTCGACCTGGAATGCCTCGCCGCGGGACGAGCGGGGCCAGCGCGGCCCTTACGAAGCGGCGCTGCTCGGGACGCCGATTGCCGATCCGGCCAAGCCGCTGGAGATCCTCCGCACCATTCATTCCTTCGACCCGTGCCTGGCCTGCGCCGTCCACGTTGTCGACCCGGCGGGCGGCGAACTGGTCAGGGTCCAGGTTCTCTGA